In the genome of Cryptomeria japonica chromosome 8, Sugi_1.0, whole genome shotgun sequence, one region contains:
- the LOC131857617 gene encoding uncharacterized protein LOC131857617, producing the protein MSVLGLQENSLEQTEVWKRADVLDNLDHRCIGQSTNILLGKAKGNQGRRSNKQTREARANEKGIINVIKFMKKAKGVRVSLEARGSAGGLGVLWNPHNIKVMELERTKNWLFGVVHSLKENVFFPLVNVYGPIKTEEKAKVWKDISDKIGSLNNDRVIVEGDFNALLDLEEKRGGLKMNNKVMEYFRDFVTLNHLFDVIPKNGRYTLTNRRENFAKILERLDRFLMVKKKIKELNKVSFKNIFVEKIRVEVELDKLNNNVISVGMSNDEFARDKQLKRELSELLLREEVFWWDKSRECWIKEGDLNTKIFHSSVKVKRANSRISRI; encoded by the exons ATGTCTGTGTTGGGACTTCAAGAGAATTCTCTAGAGCAGACAGAAGTGTGGAAAAGG GCTGATGTGTTGGACAACCTTGATCATAGATGTATTGGCCAATCTACTAATATACTGCTAGGTAAGGCCAAGGGGAATCAGGGGAGAAGATCAAATAAGCAGACAAGAGAAGCTAGAGCCAACGAGAAAGGCATCATCAATGTTATCAAGTTCATGAAAAAAGCCAAGGGAGTCAGGGTCTCCCTTG AAGCCAGAGGCTCTGCCGGGGGTTTGGGAGTTCTGTGGAACCCGCATAACATAAAGGTGATGGAGTTGGAAAGAACAAAAAATTGGTTGTTTGGAGTGGTTCATAGCTTGAAGGAAAATGTTTTTTTTCCATTGGTCAATGTATATGGCCCAATAAAGACAGAAGAGAAAGCGAAGGTTTGGAAGGATATTTCCGATAAGATTGGCTCCCTCAACAATGATAGAGTCATTGTAGAAGGGGATTTTAATGCTTTGCTTGATCTGGAGGAAAAGAGAGGTGGTTTGAAAATGAACAACAAAGTCATGGAGTATTTCAGGGATTTTGTGACGttgaatcatttgtttgatgtcataCCAAAGAATGGAAGATATACTTTGACCAATAGGAGAGAGAACTTTGCAAAAATATTAGAGAGGCTGGATAGATTTTTG ATGGTTAAGAAGAAAATTAAAGAATTGAACAAGGTCTCGTTCAAGAATATTTTTGTAGAAAAGATAAGAGTGGAAGTAGAGCTGGATAAACTGAATAATAATGTTATCTCAGTAGGAATGTCCAACGATGAATTTGCTAGAGATAAGCAACTAAAAAGAGAATTGTCGGAACTCTTGCTCAGAGAGGAAGTCTTTTGGTGGGACAAGTCAAGAGAGTGTTGGATCAAAGAAGGGGATTTGAACACAAAAATTTTCCATTCTTCTGTCAAGGTCAAAAGAGCTAATAGTCGAATTAGTCGTATTTAG
- the LOC131857615 gene encoding uncharacterized protein LOC131857615 — MKLNFDGASRGNPGRSGLGAIIRNDVGEVVHAISGLVGVATNNVVEISMLEVGLRWCASNGVVKLIIEGDSQVILNGVIKFIFQNWQLQSWIPRINLLLNSLGDYHIQHMFREGNKAADYLENMGIEDDFAREFGRDDMMPIGLKEIISLDLFSIPKSGIG; from the coding sequence atgaaattaaattttgatggtgcaagTAGAGGTAATCCGGGTCGGAGTGGTCTGGGAGCTATCATCAGAAATGATGTTGGTGAGGTGGTGCATGCCATATCAGGTCTGGTTGGAGTAGCTACTAACAATGTGGTAGAGATTTCCATGCTGGAGGTAGGGCTTCGGTGGTGTGCTAGTAATGGGGTTGTCAAACTCATAATTGAAGGAGACTCTCAGGTCATCCTTAATGGAGTTATCAAATTCATATTCCAAAACTGGCAGTTGCAGAGCTGGATCCCGAGGATTAATTTGCTTTTGAATTCTCTAGGTGATTACCATATTCAACACATGTTTCGGGAAGGCAACAAAGCAGCAGACTATTTGGAGAACATGGGGATTGAGGATGATTTTGCCAGAGAATTTGGAAGGGATGATATGATGCCGATTGGACTTAAGGAGATCATATCCCTTGACTTGTTTTCAATCCCAAAGTCTGGAATTGGATAA
- the LOC131857616 gene encoding uncharacterized protein LOC131857616: protein MAEVLGRNIKKHVSLGLWRGISIHENMEPISHSQFANDTILFGEATVREAITIWKVLDCFESDSSQSMNKNKSMVFFLNTSKRLRSRISKILEFEPGRASSSLDGFLKKFLWEGSKEDMRIPLINWDTACMIKEEGGAGLRKMNLQNLALGAKLAWKKYKFPKKLWCRILVAKYLDSNSRDIILTVANSVRGSLIWRFIWESCKLLTYHLTWKIDNGKRASFWHDSWNGDEPLENLFKDKDWVNQIEAYVGSWVADYFEILPNSSSSLSWKSVGDWHQINHR from the exons atgGCAGAAGTATTGGGGAGAAACATCAAAAAGCATGTTAGTCTGGGCCTCTGGAGAGGGATCTCCatccatgaaaatatggagcctaTCTCGCACTCACAATTTGCAAACGACACCATTCTCTTCGGGGAGGCTACGGTAAGGGAGGCAATAACTATCTGGAAGGTGCTTGATTGCTTTGAGTCAGATTCCAGCCAAAGTATGAACAAGAATAAgtcaatggtgttctttttaaacaCCAGCAAAAGGCTCCGTTCAAGAATCTCAAAAATTTTGGAGTTTGAGCCAG GTAGAGCTTCCTCGTCACTTGATGGATTCCTTAAGAAATTCTTGTGGGAAGGTTCAAAGGAAGACATGAGGATTCCTTTGATAAATTGGGACACTGCATGTATGATCAAGGAAGAAGGAGGGGCAGGTTTAAGAAAGATGAATTTGCAAAACTTGGCTTTAGGTGCTAAGTTAGCGTGGAAAAAGTATAAATTCCCCAAGAAACTTTGGTGTAGAATATTGGTTgctaaatatttagattcaaattccCGTGACATAATCTTAACGGTGGCCAATTCAGTTCGAGGTTCACTGATTTGGAGGTTCATTTGGGAAAGTTGCAAGCTCCTCACATATCACCTAACCTGGAAGATTGACAATGGAAAAAGAGCAagcttttggcatgattcatggaatGGGGACGAGCCACTAGAAAATTTGTTCAAAGACAAAGACTGGGTCAACCAGATAGAAGCATATGTAGGCTCGTGGGTGGCAGATTACTTTGAAATACTACCCaactcttcctcttctttgtcGTGGAAGAGTGTGGGGGATTGGCACCAAATTAATCATAGATAG